CGTCGTATCGGAGAGGGAGCCCGTCCCCCTCAAAGAGCTGGTGGAGCCGGCAAAGATCGCAAGGCAGATGAGAAAGAGGCTGATGCTGGCGGTCGTCGACGAGGAGAGCGACATAACCTTCTACGAGGCGAAGGATAGGGATCTGAAGGGCGAGATGGAGGTCGAGGCCCCGGGCGGCACCGCCACCCTCCTGGAGGATCGGGTGATGCTCTGGGACCCCGAGGCCTCCGAGGCCCTCCACGAGGGGGGGTTCTACGGCAAGCCCGTGGGCGGGAGGCTCCAGCTCTCCCTGGTGGAGTCGGCGTACCTCCTGGAGAAGGGGGTCCTCAGGATCGTCGATCGGTCTGGAGCCCCCCTCACCCCCGAGGAGTTTTCGAGGCGGTCTAGGCTCGTCGAGGAGGAGTTCGATATGAAGAGGCTTGTCTATCGGGACCTCAGGGACCGGAGGCTGGTGGTGAAGACCGGGTTCAAGTTCGGAAGCCACTTCCGGGTCTATAAGAGGGTGGAGGGTTCAAAGAAGGTCCCCCACTCCGAGTACCTCGTCCACTCCGTCCCCGAGGGGCACATATTCCACCTCCCCGTCGTCTCCCGGGCCGTCAGGCTCGCCCATAGCGTCCGAAAGCAGATGGTCTTCGCCCGCCAGGAGGGGGACGAGGTGAAGTACCTGGAGATCAGGCGGCTGAAACCCTGATCCCCGGGATGACCCGAGGCATCATCGGCCTCGGTCGCCTTTTTTCATCCTTTTCGTTCCTCCTCCGGTCGAAGGACGGCCGGGACCGGAAGGTAAACCTCGAAGATCTGATCCTGGAGGGGGACTCACACCTCCGCGAGGGGAACCTCGATCTCGCCCTGAGGGCCTACTTGAGGGCTACAGAGAAGGACCCAGGCAACGCCGCGGCGAAGAGGGCGGCCCGGGTCTACGGGATGATGGGCCGGTACATGGAGGCCATCGCCTCCATCGACCGGGCGGCAGCGATCGATCCTGCCGATGCTGGCCCCTGGATGGGCCGGGGCTTCCTCCTCCTCCGCCTGGAGAGGCGGCGCGACGCCCTCGAATGCTTCGAGCGGGCGGCAGCCCTCGACCCTGAAGATCGGTACGCCCGCTACCTCATCGCCGAGACGGCGGAGGAGATGAGGAGGGCAAACCCGGCGGATGGCCTCGCTCATCGACGGAATAGATAGGAAGGGCCATACCAAGGCGGCAGCCTGTACCGACAAAACCGCCGATACCAAGGGGCGACGTATACCAACGGCCCGGTGTATACCAACGGGACCGACCGAGGGGGACGGCCAATACCGATATCGAAGAGAATAGGAGCCTTATGGACTCGGCGGGATTCGAACCCGCGGCCTCTACCTTGCGAAGGTAGCGATCTACCCCTGATCTACGAGCCCCATCAAAACGGCGAAGAGGGAGGTTTTCAGAGGAGTCCGACCTCTTCCACCTCTACCGACTGGACCCCGTCGACGCCGGCCACCGCCGCCTCCAGCCCCTCAGTCCCGGTGACCCCCTCTGCCAGGATCACGGCGACCATCAGGGCCTTCAGGCCGAAGGCTATCGG
The sequence above is drawn from the Methanothrix harundinacea 6Ac genome and encodes:
- a CDS encoding tetratricopeptide repeat protein, whose amino-acid sequence is MTRGIIGLGRLFSSFSFLLRSKDGRDRKVNLEDLILEGDSHLREGNLDLALRAYLRATEKDPGNAAAKRAARVYGMMGRYMEAIASIDRAAAIDPADAGPWMGRGFLLLRLERRRDALECFERAAALDPEDRYARYLIAETAEEMRRANPADGLAHRRNR
- a CDS encoding elongation factor 1-beta; this encodes MGEVAAKLKVMPEGADADMEKMKAGIKAALPEGARLHGFAEVPIAFGLKALMVAVILAEGVTGTEGLEAAVAGVDGVQSVEVEEVGLL
- the endA gene encoding tRNA-intron lyase, translated to MAEDPILGELSGDKVLLGGAATGELYEQGSFGRPVPGGLHLSLVEAAYLLDRGRISVRVGGEDLDFQSFFEAATALEAGFEFRYVVYKDLRERGYYVQPGVTDFRVYPRGGKPGKTPAEFYVHVVSEREPVPLKELVEPAKIARQMRKRLMLAVVDEESDITFYEAKDRDLKGEMEVEAPGGTATLLEDRVMLWDPEASEALHEGGFYGKPVGGRLQLSLVESAYLLEKGVLRIVDRSGAPLTPEEFSRRSRLVEEEFDMKRLVYRDLRDRRLVVKTGFKFGSHFRVYKRVEGSKKVPHSEYLVHSVPEGHIFHLPVVSRAVRLAHSVRKQMVFARQEGDEVKYLEIRRLKP